One window from the genome of Grus americana isolate bGruAme1 chromosome 2, bGruAme1.mat, whole genome shotgun sequence encodes:
- the WIPF3 gene encoding WAS/WASL-interacting protein family member 3, giving the protein MPVPPPPPPPPPPPPSGGPPPPPPLASSEVPKLRKEDQKARNALLADIQQGTRLRKVTQINDRSAPQIEKPKGANRDGVNPATNKSGSQPPLGGLFAGGFPVLRPAGQRDVPAGRPAQLPGARAAAPRTSVPPSSSAAKANSNPLHAAEAPRAPVPPEPPSTSRAGAGPWRPSLPAPPPPPPASSKPSLTFPPPPPLPPPAERPAKGVSPNAAPLPPLPPPQADKPTKLTAGAAHPPAPPPPPPPPLPPVPPCGFPSRTPDFSAAASSPPEGRDCPPATPPPPPPPPPPHGHPLTSNRLSFPPTPAFNSAISGGDVPPPLPPKSPHLLSQFHKPSSIQSLPLPPTPGLPQPTAVAETRKKRPGRGAGTGAGKLVIPPQPPARSPTTELTSKSGVSAWAAAHDPYPPLKNGNMHIIDDFESKFTFHSVEDFPPPDEFKPFQKIYPSKIARDPSKNPPLRTHVR; this is encoded by the exons GCAAGTTCAGAGGTACCAAAATTGCGAAAGGAAGACCAAAAAGCACGAAATGCACTCTTAGCCGATATCCAGCAGGGAACTCGCCTAAGAAAAGTGACTCAAATCAATGACCGCAGCGCACCACAGATTGAAA aaccTAAAGGAGCTAACAGAGATGGGGTTAATCCAGCTACCAATAAAAGTGGCTCTCAGCCGCCTCTGGGAGGGTTATTTGCAGGTGGCTTTCCTGTTCTCAGACCAGCAGGCCAGAGGGATGTGCCAG CTGGGAGGCCTGCGCAGCTTCCTGGGGCCCGAGCAGCGGCTCCCAGGACCTCTGTCCCACCGAGCAGCAGCGCCGCAAAGGCGAACAGTAACCCCTTGCACGCGGCCGAGGCCCCAAGGGCACCAGTCCCACCAgagccccccagcacctccagaGCCGGAGCCGGCCCCTGGCGGCCCAGcctgcccgccccccctccaccacctcctgctTCCAGCAAACCTTCCCTcactttccctcctcctccccctctcccccctccagcCGAGCGCCCTGCCAAGGGGGTGTCCCCCAAcgctgctcctctgcccccgctccctcctcctcaggcTGACAAACCCACAAAGTTaacagcaggagctgcacaCCCACCCGCACCGCCGCCCCCTCCTCcgcctcccctgccccccgtgcccccctgCGGGTTTCCCAGCAGGACACCCGATTTCTCTGCTGCCGCTTCCTCTCCACCCGAAGGAAGGGATTGTCCACCTGCCACACCGCCcccgccacctcctcctcctccgccccACGGGCACCCCCTGACCTCAAACAGGCTCTCCTTTCCACCCACCCCAGCCTTTAACAGTGCCATCAGCGGCGGTGACGTGCCCCCTCCGCTGCCCCCCAAGTCTCCCCACTTGCTGTCCCAGTTCCATAAGCCAAGCAGTATTCAGTCGCTGCCGCTTCCTCCCACCCCTGGCCttcctcagcccacagcagtGGCGGAGACCAGGAAGAAGAGACCAGGCCGAGGCGCAG GAACCGGTGCTGGGAAGCTAGTCATACCTCCACAGCCACCAGCAAGATCACCAACAACTGAACTTACGAGCAAGTCTGGAGTctcagcctgggctgcagctcaTGACCCCTACCCACcacttaaaaatggaaatatgcaCATCATTG ATGACTTTGAATCTAAATTCACTTTCCATTCTGTGGAAGATTTCCCCCCACCTGATGAATTCAagccatttcagaaaatatatccCAGCAAGATAGCTAGAG ATCCCTCCAAAAATCCTCCATTAAGAACACACGTGAGATGA